Proteins from one Coffea arabica cultivar ET-39 chromosome 8c, Coffea Arabica ET-39 HiFi, whole genome shotgun sequence genomic window:
- the LOC113706984 gene encoding uncharacterized protein isoform X1 — protein MALSTSAASPCLLLKSTSLFSIRVPADFKKEDILSVGAGIAGVATAITLKRLGIRSKVLVQAESLRSGGTSLIQRRKHVNVRTIQPVRSSSAAPATVVSEEGDNVLSLDVSDIKAISRSWLWRGHKINYLHYQAGDGKTSPAAPPLLLIHGFGASVAHWRKNIAILSRSYTVYAIDLLGFGASDKPTGFAYSTEGWSQLILDFVNEIIQRPTVLIGNSVGSLACLIAAAESSSWSLIRGLVLLNCAGGMNNKAIVDDWRIKLLLPLLWFFDFLLNQRRIAAFLFDKVKQRDNIRNILTSIYGNKESVDNDLVEIIREPADDEGALDAFVSVVTGPPGPSPVQLIPKLTLPILVLWGDEDPFTPIDGPVGKYFSSLPGQAPNVSLFVLEGVGHCPHDDRPELVHAKLLPWLAQLPALQDNANNLSRAN, from the exons ATGGCGTTATCCACTTCTGCCGCTTCTCCCTGTTTACTTCTCAAGTCCACTTCCCTATTCAGCATTAGAGTCCCAGCTGATTTCAAGAAggaagatatactttcagtcgGTGCCGGGATTGCTGGCGTTGCCACCGCCATCACGCTCAAAAG GCTTGGAATTCGGTCCAAGGTACTTGTACAGGCTGAGTCTTTGCGAAGTGGAGGAACTTCACTAATCCAAAG GCGCAAGCATGTTAATGTCAGGACCATCCAACCCGTAAGGTCCTCCTCTGCAGCTCCTGCCACAGTCGTATCAGAGGAAGGGGATAACGTGTTATCGTTGGATGTAAGTGACATAAAGGCAATAAGCAGAAGTTGGCTATGGAGAGGCCACAAAATCAACTACTTGCATTATCAGGCAGGCGATGGAAAAACCTCACCTGCTGCTCCCCCTTTACTTTTAATTCATGGGTTTGGGGCTTCCGTTGCTCATTGGCGCAA GAATATAGCAATATTGTCTAGAAGTTATACTGTTTATGCTATCGACCTTCTTGGCTTCGGCGCTTCTGATAAACCTACAGGCTTTGCATACTCAACGGAAGGTTGGAGTCAG TTGATATTGGATTTTGTGAATGAAATTATTCAAAGGCCAACGGTACTAATTGGGAACTCAGTTGGAAGTCTTGCTTGTCTAATTGCTGCTGCTG AGTCTAGTAGTTGGTCCTTGATTCGAGGGCTTGTTCTACTAAATTGTGCTGGTGGCATGAACAACAAAGCCATTGTTGATGATTGGAGAATCAAGCTGTTGTTACCTCTGCTTTGGTTTTTCGACTTCTTACTGAATCAGAGAAGGATTGCCGCTTTTCTTTTCGATAAAGTCAAACAAAG AGATAATATTAGGAACATTTTAACGTCAATCTATGGAAATAAGGAATCTGTGGACAATGACCTGGTAGAG ATAATTAGGGAACCAGCAGATGATGAAGGGGCACTCGATGCTTTTGTTTCAGTTGTCACTGGACCACCAGGTCCAAGTCCAGTTCAGTTGATCCCAAAACTTACTCTACCTATCCTGGTGCTTTGGGGTGATGAAGACCCATTCACCCCTATTGATGGACCTGTGGGCAAGTATTTCTCCTCCTTACCTGGCCAAGCACCAAACGTAAGTCTTTTTGTTCTGGAAGGAGTTGGACATTGTCCTCATGATGACAGACCTGAGTTAGTCCATGCTAAGCTCCTTCCTTGGCTAGCCCAGCTACCCGCTTTGCAAGATAATGCAAATAATTTGTCTCGAGCAAATTGA
- the LOC113706984 gene encoding uncharacterized protein isoform X2, producing MALSTSAASPCLLLKSTSLFSIRVPADFKKEDILSVGAGIAGVATAITLKRLGIRSKVLVQAESLRSGGTSLIQRNIAILSRSYTVYAIDLLGFGASDKPTGFAYSTEGWSQLILDFVNEIIQRPTVLIGNSVGSLACLIAAAESSSWSLIRGLVLLNCAGGMNNKAIVDDWRIKLLLPLLWFFDFLLNQRRIAAFLFDKVKQRDNIRNILTSIYGNKESVDNDLVEIIREPADDEGALDAFVSVVTGPPGPSPVQLIPKLTLPILVLWGDEDPFTPIDGPVGKYFSSLPGQAPNVSLFVLEGVGHCPHDDRPELVHAKLLPWLAQLPALQDNANNLSRAN from the exons ATGGCGTTATCCACTTCTGCCGCTTCTCCCTGTTTACTTCTCAAGTCCACTTCCCTATTCAGCATTAGAGTCCCAGCTGATTTCAAGAAggaagatatactttcagtcgGTGCCGGGATTGCTGGCGTTGCCACCGCCATCACGCTCAAAAG GCTTGGAATTCGGTCCAAGGTACTTGTACAGGCTGAGTCTTTGCGAAGTGGAGGAACTTCACTAATCCAAAG GAATATAGCAATATTGTCTAGAAGTTATACTGTTTATGCTATCGACCTTCTTGGCTTCGGCGCTTCTGATAAACCTACAGGCTTTGCATACTCAACGGAAGGTTGGAGTCAG TTGATATTGGATTTTGTGAATGAAATTATTCAAAGGCCAACGGTACTAATTGGGAACTCAGTTGGAAGTCTTGCTTGTCTAATTGCTGCTGCTG AGTCTAGTAGTTGGTCCTTGATTCGAGGGCTTGTTCTACTAAATTGTGCTGGTGGCATGAACAACAAAGCCATTGTTGATGATTGGAGAATCAAGCTGTTGTTACCTCTGCTTTGGTTTTTCGACTTCTTACTGAATCAGAGAAGGATTGCCGCTTTTCTTTTCGATAAAGTCAAACAAAG AGATAATATTAGGAACATTTTAACGTCAATCTATGGAAATAAGGAATCTGTGGACAATGACCTGGTAGAG ATAATTAGGGAACCAGCAGATGATGAAGGGGCACTCGATGCTTTTGTTTCAGTTGTCACTGGACCACCAGGTCCAAGTCCAGTTCAGTTGATCCCAAAACTTACTCTACCTATCCTGGTGCTTTGGGGTGATGAAGACCCATTCACCCCTATTGATGGACCTGTGGGCAAGTATTTCTCCTCCTTACCTGGCCAAGCACCAAACGTAAGTCTTTTTGTTCTGGAAGGAGTTGGACATTGTCCTCATGATGACAGACCTGAGTTAGTCCATGCTAAGCTCCTTCCTTGGCTAGCCCAGCTACCCGCTTTGCAAGATAATGCAAATAATTTGTCTCGAGCAAATTGA
- the LOC113707258 gene encoding monooxygenase 2-like isoform X1, translating to MAMAASTSASSPHLLLVKSSISFRHSFQCLHRLPASQSWFEAAQINNTSRSITPKSRTSPFCIKAQADAKKEDIVIIGAGIAGLATAVSLQRLGIKSRVLEQAESLRTGGTSLTLFKNGWSVLDAIGVGNELRTQFLEIQGMVIKSEDGNEMRSFNFKDEDESQEVRAVERRILLETLANQLPSDSVSFSSRLVNIQREENGETKLQLQDGSELSAKVVIACDGIGSPVAKWMGFPQPKYVGHCAFRGLGYFPEGQPFNPRVNYIYGKGIRAAYVPVSSTKVYWFVCFNSSSPGPKITDTSLLRQQTNELVRNWPADLLNVIDLTPDDTIIRTPLVDRWLWPVASPPASTGKVVLVGDAWHPMTPNLGQGACCALEDAVVLAKKLAEAVKSEAMSIEEAFRSYQDERWGRVFPLTIRANVVGTLLQWDDPLWCFVRNNIVIPKLVSLGPALEHTNFEFEPLLTN from the exons ATGGCAATGGCGGCATCAACCTCTGCTTCTTCTCCTCACTTACTTCTTGTCAAGTCGTCAATTTCCTTTCGTCATTCATTCCAATGCCTCCATCGTCTTCCTGCAAGCCAGTCTTGGTTTGAAGCTGCCCAAATCAATAATACTAGTAGGTCTATTACACCCAAATCCAGAACTTCTCCTTTCTGCATTAAAGCTCAAGCTGATGCTAAGAAAGAAGACATAGTTATTATCGGAGCAGGGATTGCCGGCCTCGCCACCGCCGTTTCACTTCAAAG GCTTGGAATTAAGTCCAGGGTACTTGAGCAGGCTGAGTCCTTGCGAACTGGAGGAACTTCACTAACCTTGTTCAAGAATGGATGGAGTGTGTTGGATGCAATTGGAGTTGGGAATGAACTCAGGACCCAATTTCTTGAAATTCAAGG GATGGTGATAAAGTCAGAAGATGGAAACGAAATGCGGTCCTTCAATTTCAAGGATGAAGATGAAAG TCAAGAGGTCCGTGCAGTGGAGAGGAGAATTTTACTAGAAACACTAGCAAATCAGCTACCATCAGATTCCGTTTCTTTCTCCTCAAGGCTGGTGAATATCCAAAGAGAGGAAAATGGAGAAACAAAGTTGCAACTTCAGGATGGTAGTGAGTTATCTGCAAAG GTGGTGATCGCCTGTGATGGAATCGGGTCTCCAGTGGCGAAGTGGATGGGATTTCCACAGCCCAAATACGTTGGTCATTGTGCTTTTCGTGGCCTAGGATATTTTCCTGAAGGGCAGCCATTTAATCCCAGAGTCAACTATATCTATGGGAAAGGAATACGCGCTGCATATGTCCCAGTTTCTTCAACTAAGGTCTACTGGTTTGTCTGCTTCAACAGCTCATCTCCAG GTCCAAAGATCACCGATACATCTCTGCTGAGGCAGCAAACTAATGAATTAGTTAGAAATTGGCCAGCAGATTTGTTGAACGTAATAGATCTTACCCCTGATGACACAATCATAAGAACTCCATTGGTAGACAGATGGCTATGGCCAGTGGCAAGTCCTCCAGCGTCAACAGGAAAGGTTGTGCTGGTCGGCGATGCATGGCACCCAATGACACCCAACCTTGGACAAGGAGCATGCTGTGCATTAGAGGATGCAGTGGTTCTGGCTAAAAAGCTTGCAGAGGCTGTCAAATCCGAAGCCATGTCCATCGAAGAAGCATTCAGGTCTTATCAAGATGAGCGCTGGGGTCGTGTGTTCCCATTAACCATACGAGCAAATGTTGTGGGGACTCTATTGCAGTGGGATGATCCTCTGTGGTGCTTCGTGAGGAACAACATTGTTATCCCTAAGCTAGTTAGTCTTGGACCAGCGCTGGAACACACGAATTTTGAATTTGAGCCTCTATTAACTAACTGA
- the LOC113707258 gene encoding monooxygenase 2-like isoform X2: MVIKSEDGNEMRSFNFKDEDESQEVRAVERRILLETLANQLPSDSVSFSSRLVNIQREENGETKLQLQDGSELSAKVVIACDGIGSPVAKWMGFPQPKYVGHCAFRGLGYFPEGQPFNPRVNYIYGKGIRAAYVPVSSTKVYWFVCFNSSSPGPKITDTSLLRQQTNELVRNWPADLLNVIDLTPDDTIIRTPLVDRWLWPVASPPASTGKVVLVGDAWHPMTPNLGQGACCALEDAVVLAKKLAEAVKSEAMSIEEAFRSYQDERWGRVFPLTIRANVVGTLLQWDDPLWCFVRNNIVIPKLVSLGPALEHTNFEFEPLLTN, from the exons ATGGTGATAAAGTCAGAAGATGGAAACGAAATGCGGTCCTTCAATTTCAAGGATGAAGATGAAAG TCAAGAGGTCCGTGCAGTGGAGAGGAGAATTTTACTAGAAACACTAGCAAATCAGCTACCATCAGATTCCGTTTCTTTCTCCTCAAGGCTGGTGAATATCCAAAGAGAGGAAAATGGAGAAACAAAGTTGCAACTTCAGGATGGTAGTGAGTTATCTGCAAAG GTGGTGATCGCCTGTGATGGAATCGGGTCTCCAGTGGCGAAGTGGATGGGATTTCCACAGCCCAAATACGTTGGTCATTGTGCTTTTCGTGGCCTAGGATATTTTCCTGAAGGGCAGCCATTTAATCCCAGAGTCAACTATATCTATGGGAAAGGAATACGCGCTGCATATGTCCCAGTTTCTTCAACTAAGGTCTACTGGTTTGTCTGCTTCAACAGCTCATCTCCAG GTCCAAAGATCACCGATACATCTCTGCTGAGGCAGCAAACTAATGAATTAGTTAGAAATTGGCCAGCAGATTTGTTGAACGTAATAGATCTTACCCCTGATGACACAATCATAAGAACTCCATTGGTAGACAGATGGCTATGGCCAGTGGCAAGTCCTCCAGCGTCAACAGGAAAGGTTGTGCTGGTCGGCGATGCATGGCACCCAATGACACCCAACCTTGGACAAGGAGCATGCTGTGCATTAGAGGATGCAGTGGTTCTGGCTAAAAAGCTTGCAGAGGCTGTCAAATCCGAAGCCATGTCCATCGAAGAAGCATTCAGGTCTTATCAAGATGAGCGCTGGGGTCGTGTGTTCCCATTAACCATACGAGCAAATGTTGTGGGGACTCTATTGCAGTGGGATGATCCTCTGTGGTGCTTCGTGAGGAACAACATTGTTATCCCTAAGCTAGTTAGTCTTGGACCAGCGCTGGAACACACGAATTTTGAATTTGAGCCTCTATTAACTAACTGA
- the LOC113707259 gene encoding uncharacterized protein: MYRSSSSARVSEEFFSNSSSSSAAAAAGAMSSTNPKPATTTSDLDHLPTYNPMSHLAKKEKSRLRSVENSIHLIPVLLVLCAIVLWFFSSPVDLVNKSDSVVARIESSLIKSGVDRGHGKSSLESTLKQEDLNPANQSTEGVDSVNQSADDEVLDNQSTGSAEHNTIR; the protein is encoded by the exons ATGTATCGCTCGTCGAGCTCCGCGCGCGTCTCTGAAGAGTTCTTTTCTaattcttcatcatcatcagcaGCTGCAGCGGCTGGAGCTATGTCCTCCACGAATCCTAAGCCAGCAACAACCACTTCAGATTTGGACCATTTGCCGACTTACAATCCCATGTCCCACCTtgccaagaaagaaaaaagtcgTTTAAGATCTGTTGAAAATTCTATTCATCTCATCCCGGTATTGCTAGTGCTCTGTGCCATCGTTTTGTGGTTTTTTTCTAGCCCAG TTGATTTGGTGAATAAAAGTGATTCCGTTGTTGCCAGAATCGAAAGTTCATTGATTAAGAGTGGAGTTGATCGTGGCCATGGAAAGAGTAGCTTGGAATCCACCTTGAAGCAGGAAGATTTAAATCCAGCTAACCAATCTACAGAAGGCGTAGATTCAGTTAATCAATCTGCTGATGATGAAGTTCTGGATAACCAATCTACAGGTTCAGCAGAGCACAATACTATTAGATAG
- the LOC113707270 gene encoding GTP-binding protein YPTM2 gives MNPEYDYLFKLLLIGDSGVGKSCLLLRFADDSYLESYISTIGVDFKIRTVEQDGKTIKLQIWDTAGQERFRTITSSYYRGAHGIIVVYDVTDQESFNNVKQWLNEIDRYASENVNKLLVGNKCDLESQRVVAYDTAKAFADEIGIPFMETSAKSATNVEQAFMAMAAEIKNRMASQPAMNNARPPTVQIRGQPVNQKSGCCST, from the exons ATGAATCCAGAATA cGACTATCTTTTTAAGCTTTTGCTCATTGGAGACTCTGGCGTTGGCAAATCATGTCTGCTCTTGAGGTTTGCT GATGATTCATATCTGGAGAGCTATATTAGTACCATCGGGGTGGATTTT AAAATCCGCACAGTAGAGCAGGATGGGAAAACCATTAAACTCCAAATT TGGGACACTGCAGGGCAAGAACGTTTTAGGACAATTACAAGCAGCTATTATCGTGGCGCTCATGGTATCATT GTGGTTTATGATGTCACCGATCAAGAAAGCTTTAATAACGTAAAGCAGTGGCTGAATGAAATTGACCGATATGCAAGTGAGAATGTAAACAAGCTTTTGGTTGGGAACAAGTGTGATCTTGAATCTCAAAGGGTAGTGGCATATGATACAGCCAAG GCTTTTGCAGACGAAATTGGGATTCCTTTCATGGAAACAAGTGCAAAAAGTGCCACCAATGTTGAACAGGCTTTTATGGCAATGGCTGCCGAGATCAAGAATAG GATGGCAAGCCAACCAGCAATGAACAATGCCCGACCACCTACCGTACAAATTCGAGGACAACCTGTAAACCAAAAGTCTGGCTGCTGCTCCACTTGA
- the LOC113706558 gene encoding pentatricopeptide repeat-containing protein At4g16835, mitochondrial-like: MRSPHLRIRNEPFSFPFFRTFPRFIFLRYFSSSDLPAVENSDAFPKPTTLQSTPSPAPLHKLHLVPPSNLAPCDQRQRNYAVSMNKKITSFVRCGDLDSALKLFYKMAFRTTITWNSILAGFSRKPGKLKEAQQLFEKIPEPDTVSYNIMLACYLQNGELEAAGNLFSQIPCKDVASWNTMIAGFSRNGMMSEAKNLFLAMPRKNNVTWNAMIAGYVESGNVELALEMFQANPAKDVIAYTAIVTGFMRSGKVDFAEKMFLEMPVKNLVTWNAMISGYVENGRGEDGLKLFRTMLELGIRVNESTLSSILLGCSNLSFLKLGKQAHQHVFKSPLYLDITVGTSLISMYCKCGDLEDAWKLFLEMPRKDVVTWNAMISGYAQHGAGEKALSLFSKMRNNGGMRPDWITFVGVLTACNHAGLVDLGIQYFELMQKDYGVKPQPDHYTCMVDLLSRAGKLAEAMDLIKRMSCRPHMAVFGTLLGACRIYKNLEVAEFAGKNLLSLDPTNAAAYVQLANLYAANNRWENVSIVRRLMKENKVIKTPGYSWMEIKNVVHEFRSGDRLHPELDSIHEKLNELEKKMKLAGYVPNLESDLHDVEKQQKEQILLLHSEKLAIAYGLISLPPGEPIRIFKNLRVCDDCHQATKFISAIEPREIIVRDTTRFHHFKDGMCSCRDYW; encoded by the coding sequence ATGCGGTCTCCTCATCTTAGAATCAGAAATGAACCATTTTCCTTTCCCTTCTTCAGAACTTTCCCCCGGTTCATCTTCCTCAGGTACTTCTCTTCTTCCGACTTGCCAGCAGTCGAAAACTCAGATGCTTTCCCAAAACCCACAACGTTGCAGTCCACTCCTTCACCAGCCCCACTTCACAAGTTGCACCTGGTTCCCCCCAGTAACTTAGCACCATGTGATCAGCGTCAAAGGAATTATGCCGTCTCAATGAACAAGAAAATTACCAGTTTTGTACGATGCGGGGATTTGGATTCAGCccttaaattattttataagaTGGCTTTTAGGACTACCATCACATGGAACTCAATCTTGGCTGGATTTTCAAGAAAACCCGGAAAATTGAAGGAAGCCCAGCAATTGTTTGAGAAAATTCCTGAACCAGATACTGTCTCGTATAATATAATGTTGGCTTGTTATTTACAAAATGGTGAATTGGAGGCAGCTGGGAATTTGTTTTCTCAGATTCCTTGTAAAGATGTTGCTTCTTGGAATACTATGATAGCAGGCTTTTCGCGAAATGGGATGATGAGCGAAGCTAAGAATTTGTTTTTGGCCATGCCTCGGAAGAATAATGTGACTTGGAACGCTATGATTGCGGGATATGTTGAGTCAGGGAATGTTGAATTAGCTTTGGAGATGTTCCAGGCTAACCCTGCGAAAGATGTGATTGCATACACAGCGATTGTAACAGGGTTCATGAGGTCTGGGAAGGTTGATTTTGCAGAGAAGATGTTTCTAGAGATGCCAGTGAAGAATTTAGTGACTTGGAATGCTATGATTTCTGGATATGTTGAAAATGGTAGAGGGGAAGATGGATTGAAGTTGTTTAGGACAATGCTGGAATTGGGAATTAGGGTTAACGAATCAACCTTGAGTAGTATTTTGTTGGGATGTAGTAACTTGTCCTTTTTGAAGTTGGGGAAGCAAGCTCATCAGCATGTTTTTAAGTCTCCTTTGTATTTGGATATTACAGTGGGAACTTCACTGATTAGCATGTATTGCAAGTGTGGCGATTTAGAGGATGCATGGAAGTTGTTTCTTGAGATGCCACGGAAAGATGTTGTGACTTGGAATGCAATGATTTCAGGCTATGCTCAACATGGGGCGGGAGAAAAGGCTCTTAGTTTGTTTTCAAAGATGAGAAATAACGGAGGAATGAGACCAGATTGGATAACCTTTGTTGGAGTTCTAACAGCTTGTAATCATGCAGGTTTAGTTGATCTTGGGATTCAGTATTTTGAGTTGATGCAGAAGGATTATGGAGTTAAACCTCAACCAGATCACTACACTTGTATGGTTGACCTCCTTAGTCGAGCTGGAAAGCTTGCTGAAGCCATGGATTTAATAAAGAGAATGTCTTGTAGACCTCATATGGCtgtatttggtacccttttagGCGCTTGTAGGATCTACAAGAACTTGGAGGTGGCTGAGTTTGCTGGGAAAAACTTGCTTAGTCTTGATCCTACTAATGCAGCTGCTTATGTTCAACTTGCAAACCTATATGCTGCTAATAATAGATGGGAGAATGTTTCTATAGTTAGGAGACTGATGAAGGAAAATAAAGTCATAAAAACGCCAGGATATAGTTGGATGGAAATAAAAAACGTGGTTCATGAGTTTAGATCTGGAGATAGGCTTCACCCAGAATTGGATAGCATACATGAGAAACTGAATGAGCTagagaagaaaatgaagttgGCAGGTTATGTTCCTAATCTCGAGTCTGATTTGCATGATGTGGAAAAGCAGCAGAAAGAGCAGATACTTTTGTTGCACAGTGAAAAACTGGCTATCGCATATGGACTAATAAGTTTGCCACCCGGTGAACCAATCCGGATATTCAAGAACCTGAGAGTATGCGATGATTGCCACCAAGCAACTAAATTCATATCTGCAATAGAACCAAGGGAGATCATTGTGAGAGATACTACAAGGTTTCACCATTTTAAAGATGGAATGTGCTCTTGTCGTGATTACTGGTAG
- the LOC113706670 gene encoding RGG repeats nuclear RNA binding protein A-like isoform X1, protein MATMNPFDLLGDDDNDDPSQLLAAQQQKAPVASAAPGTKKGPAQAQSNQPAKAQAQAQAQAQGQAKLPSKPLPPAQAVREAKNEIQRGGGRGGGRGDGRGRGRGRGGRGFDRDSADNENTAAGNNGYSGGYRTSEDVEAGKTGERRGYGGPRGGFRGGRRGGFSNGEAADGEPGERPPRRIFDRRSGTGRGNEIKREGAGRGNWGTPTDEIAPETEEPVNEGEKNADAEKQSGQETVGDGNKDSHVDEPEEKEKEPEEKEMTLEEYQKLLEEKRKSLLASKPEERKVNLDKEFESMQLLSNKKNDDDVFIKLGSDKDKRRDAGEKAKKAVSINEFLKPAEGENYYRPGGRGRGRGRGRGGYGNNSYNVEAPSIADVGQFPSLGGN, encoded by the exons ATGGCGACAATGAACCCATTTGATCTTTTGGGTGATGATGATAATGATGACCCAAGTCAGCTTCTTGCTGCTCAGCAGCAGAAAGCTCCGGTGGCTTCTGCAGCTCCGGGTACCAAGAAGGGTCCAGCACAAGCTCAGTCGAATCAGCCGGCTAAGGCTCAGGCTCAGGCTCAGGCTCAGGCTCAGGGTCAAGCCAAGCTTCCTTCCAAGCCCCTTCCCCCAGCTCAGGCTG TAAGGGAGGCAAAGAATGAAATTCAACGTGGTGGCGGGCGTGGTGGTGGACGTGGTGATGGTCGTGGTCGTGGGCGTGGGCGTGGCGGGCGAGGATTTGACCGAGATTCTGCTGATAATGAAAATACAGCTGCCGGCAACAATGGGTACTCTGGAGGGTATAGAACTTCAGAAGATGTGGAGGCTGGGAAGACTGGTGAAAGGCGTGGATATGGTGGTCCTCGTGGAGGTTTTCGCGGGGGTCGCCGTGGTGGTTTTAGTAATGGGGAAGCTGCAGATGGTGAGCCTGGAGAACGCCCTCCTAGGAGGATATTTGATCGCCGTAGTGGTACTGGGCGTGG AAATGAGATAAAACGTGAGGGTGCTGGTCGTGGAAATTGGGGGACCCCAACTGATGAGATTGCTCC TGAAACTGAAGAACCGGTCAATGAGGGTGAGAAGAATGCTGATGCTGAGAAACAATCAGGACAGGAAACAGTTGGGGATGGCAACAAAGATTCTCATGTGGACGAGCCGGAAGAGAAAGAGAAGGAACCTGAGGAAAAG GAGATGACACTGGAGGAATATCAGAAGCTACTTGAAGAGAAGAGGAAAAGCTTGCTGGCATCAAAACCAGAGGAGAGGAAGGTTAACTTGGATAAAGAATTTGAATCCATGCAATTGCTGTCTAACAAAAAGAATGATGATGATGTCTTCATAAAATTG GGGTCTGACAAAGATAAGCGCAGGGATGCTGGTGAAAAAGCAAAGAAG GCTGTAAGCATAAATGAATTCCTGAAGCCTGCTGAGGGTGAAAATTATTATCGTCCTGGTGGCCGTGGAAGGGGACGTGGCCGTGGTAGGGGAGGATATGGAAACAACTCATACAACGTTGAAGCTCCTTCCATCGCAGATGTCGGGCAGTTTCCTTCTTTGGGCGGAAACTAA
- the LOC113706670 gene encoding RGG repeats nuclear RNA binding protein A-like isoform X2 has translation MATMNPFDLLGDDDNDDPSQLLAAQQQKAPVASAAPGTKKGPAQAQSNQPAKAQAQAQAQAQGQAKLPSKPLPPAQAVREAKNEIQRGGGRGGGRGDGRGRGRGRGGRGFDRDSADNENTAAGNNGYSGGYRTSEDVEAGKTGERRGYGGPRGGFRGGRRGGFSNGEAADGEPGERPPRRIFDRRSGTGRGNEIKREGAGRGNWGTPTDEIAPETEEPVNEGEKNADAEKQSGQETVGDGNKDSHVDEPEEKEKEPEEKEMTLEEYQKLLEEKRKSLLASKPEERKVNLDKEFESMQLLSNKKNDDDVFIKLGSDKDKRRDAGEKAKKV, from the exons ATGGCGACAATGAACCCATTTGATCTTTTGGGTGATGATGATAATGATGACCCAAGTCAGCTTCTTGCTGCTCAGCAGCAGAAAGCTCCGGTGGCTTCTGCAGCTCCGGGTACCAAGAAGGGTCCAGCACAAGCTCAGTCGAATCAGCCGGCTAAGGCTCAGGCTCAGGCTCAGGCTCAGGCTCAGGGTCAAGCCAAGCTTCCTTCCAAGCCCCTTCCCCCAGCTCAGGCTG TAAGGGAGGCAAAGAATGAAATTCAACGTGGTGGCGGGCGTGGTGGTGGACGTGGTGATGGTCGTGGTCGTGGGCGTGGGCGTGGCGGGCGAGGATTTGACCGAGATTCTGCTGATAATGAAAATACAGCTGCCGGCAACAATGGGTACTCTGGAGGGTATAGAACTTCAGAAGATGTGGAGGCTGGGAAGACTGGTGAAAGGCGTGGATATGGTGGTCCTCGTGGAGGTTTTCGCGGGGGTCGCCGTGGTGGTTTTAGTAATGGGGAAGCTGCAGATGGTGAGCCTGGAGAACGCCCTCCTAGGAGGATATTTGATCGCCGTAGTGGTACTGGGCGTGG AAATGAGATAAAACGTGAGGGTGCTGGTCGTGGAAATTGGGGGACCCCAACTGATGAGATTGCTCC TGAAACTGAAGAACCGGTCAATGAGGGTGAGAAGAATGCTGATGCTGAGAAACAATCAGGACAGGAAACAGTTGGGGATGGCAACAAAGATTCTCATGTGGACGAGCCGGAAGAGAAAGAGAAGGAACCTGAGGAAAAG GAGATGACACTGGAGGAATATCAGAAGCTACTTGAAGAGAAGAGGAAAAGCTTGCTGGCATCAAAACCAGAGGAGAGGAAGGTTAACTTGGATAAAGAATTTGAATCCATGCAATTGCTGTCTAACAAAAAGAATGATGATGATGTCTTCATAAAATTG GGGTCTGACAAAGATAAGCGCAGGGATGCTGGTGAAAAAGCAAAGAAGGTTTAG